A DNA window from Methanobrevibacter wolinii SH contains the following coding sequences:
- a CDS encoding PD-(D/E)XK nuclease family protein: MKLQARSKPYFIPEYSLTGDLLSFLTCNLQYRYQNKGSLPPSMPIQLWFGEFIHGVMEEAYLKWEAEKLKFPWDWETEIRPIEEMIDQRLRASGLYPPLKQYNPKHIPEEEIGKYRTEDNPYHRIASARAEASINVWGPDLFPLIDSAELLIKGIRDMPNYNKNHSRSNHYSVNGIIDVLSSFKIENTNQKTLDSYQNKIIQYLKKNKKFNKILKNKVDDEYEIIIDYKGMKRPSIDNDNYRHHEWQILTYSWLRKHQKDAKPIPAGIIFYLNELVPSVEDLKAIQEDIVNNKTDVKISEEDKEAIMRWDGNPKYYPTLSNKFKIDRSIRIIPIEEEKEEVALKEFDSVVNNIESSMIKEKEGSKISEAWTGEADKRTCDACDFKAICQKNKGKIKDISVP; encoded by the coding sequence ATGAAACTTCAAGCAAGATCAAAACCATATTTTATACCAGAATATAGTTTAACTGGAGATTTATTATCATTTTTAACATGTAACCTCCAATACAGATACCAAAATAAAGGTTCTCTACCACCATCAATGCCAATACAATTATGGTTTGGGGAATTCATACATGGTGTAATGGAAGAAGCATATTTAAAATGGGAAGCAGAAAAACTAAAATTCCCATGGGACTGGGAAACTGAAATAAGACCAATAGAAGAAATGATAGATCAAAGATTAAGAGCAAGTGGACTATATCCACCATTAAAACAATATAACCCAAAACATATTCCAGAAGAAGAAATTGGTAAATACAGAACTGAAGACAATCCATATCATAGAATTGCAAGTGCAAGGGCAGAAGCATCAATAAATGTATGGGGTCCAGACCTATTTCCTTTAATAGATTCAGCTGAACTATTAATTAAAGGAATACGTGATATGCCAAATTATAATAAAAACCATAGTAGATCAAATCACTACAGTGTAAATGGTATTATTGATGTATTAAGTTCATTTAAAATTGAAAACACAAATCAAAAAACACTTGACTCATATCAAAACAAGATAATACAGTATCTTAAAAAAAATAAAAAATTTAATAAAATATTAAAAAACAAAGTTGATGATGAATATGAAATCATCATTGATTATAAAGGAATGAAAAGACCATCAATAGATAATGATAACTACAGACATCATGAATGGCAAATTCTTACATATTCTTGGCTTAGAAAACATCAAAAAGATGCAAAACCAATACCTGCTGGAATTATATTCTATTTAAATGAACTTGTTCCATCTGTTGAAGATTTGAAAGCAATACAAGAAGATATTGTTAATAATAAAACAGATGTTAAAATCTCAGAAGAAGATAAAGAAGCAATTATGAGATGGGATGGAAACCCTAAATATTATCCTACATTAAGTAATAAATTTAAGATAGATAGATCAATTAGAATTATACCAATTGAAGAGGAAAAAGAAGAAGTTGCATTAAAAGAATTTGATAGTGTAGTGAATAATATTGAATCATCAATGATTAAAGAAAAAGAAGGTTCAAAAATTAGTGAAGCATGGACTGGAGAAGCTGATAAAAGAACATGTGATGCATGTGATTTTAAAGCAATCTGCCAAAAGAATAAAGGAAAAATAAAAGATATAAGTGTACCTTAA
- a CDS encoding nucleotidyltransferase family protein → MVGAVITAAGLNSRMRNDLENLDLPIKNKLTLPLINNKTVLECTIDNVLNSGINNIILVLGHYIDEIIDSLSDYYLSKVEIVENKPHYVGLSKSLYNGLKSIDEKYVLCVSGDQPTISDITYKNILKTLYNSPNIDNTISFLRRREYGKLDTALGLGMPFALNKNIILPYISDVDDNLNPILREIFASGVDFYGVKEEFDLELVNINHYNDFKLVSEKIDLNNYKFRF, encoded by the coding sequence ATGGTTGGTGCTGTAATTACTGCTGCAGGATTAAATTCTAGAATGAGAAATGATTTAGAAAACTTAGATTTACCTATTAAAAATAAATTAACTTTACCTCTTATTAATAATAAAACAGTTCTTGAATGTACTATTGATAATGTATTAAATTCAGGTATTAATAATATTATTTTAGTACTTGGTCATTATATTGATGAAATTATTGATTCTCTTAGTGATTATTATTTATCTAAAGTAGAAATAGTTGAAAATAAACCACATTATGTAGGCCTATCAAAATCATTATATAATGGTTTAAAAAGTATTGATGAGAAGTATGTATTATGTGTATCTGGAGATCAACCAACCATTTCAGATATTACATATAAAAATATTTTAAAAACATTATATAATAGTCCAAATATTGATAATACTATTTCATTTCTTAGACGTCGTGAATATGGAAAATTAGATACTGCATTAGGTTTAGGTATGCCATTTGCATTAAATAAGAATATTATATTACCATATATTTCTGATGTTGATGATAATTTAAATCCAATTCTTCGTGAAATTTTTGCTTCTGGTGTTGATTTTTATGGTGTTAAAGAGGAATTTGATTTAGAACTTGTAAATATAAATCATTATAATGATTTTAAATTAGTTTCTGAAAAAATAGACTTGAATAATTATAAATTTAGATTTTAA
- a CDS encoding Mur ligase family protein, whose translation MDKEEFINSLSEGVVVLGGCGTVGSLIARILACHNIDVTIIDSAPDSYLTPIFKKEGIHLKLGEELDNDSFKGKSAIFVAPSLLKNDYFTTKLHNFNRKNLPVYSIDEILEFFLPNKPVIGVTGTNGKTTTTHTIKHIFKINNYKVPEHGLRIQGNSEFIPALQSRLEGDLAVLEIGTFGRKGEIKRSATNSHVNMGVITNITRDHLNNGTFEDYINCKKEMVEVADTLILDGDDPLLASIGSKHPDKEIHYFGIKDKNNDLFKSKYNNRHCPSCGKLLNYNVSYLRNLGEYECECGFKNPKLDVYATNIRIIKEGNTTKTKYTIHFNDETRDITLKNSGIHNVYNSLGSACAAWVQGLDINSIVKGLESFNGVPGRLEYIHSNPTMIMDYAHNPAGVETTLNTVLKLKTEHNRIIVLNTISSESGREGDIDIAKLLSNADIVIPVSTSSTKVVDFINTNVVPIRSNIKFNKTGTTGSSPEQVREGIRLALKIAEDNDIILSIGEAGVKYSKPALNKILFENVKKQ comes from the coding sequence ATGGACAAAGAAGAATTTATAAACAGTCTCTCTGAGGGAGTAGTTGTTTTAGGTGGTTGTGGAACTGTTGGTAGTTTAATTGCACGTATATTAGCTTGTCATAATATAGATGTTACTATTATTGATTCAGCTCCAGATAGTTATTTAACTCCAATATTTAAGAAAGAAGGAATACACTTAAAATTAGGTGAAGAATTAGATAATGATTCATTTAAAGGTAAATCTGCAATATTTGTAGCTCCTAGTTTACTTAAAAATGATTATTTTACAACAAAACTTCATAATTTTAATCGGAAAAATTTACCTGTATATTCAATTGATGAAATACTTGAATTTTTCTTACCTAATAAACCAGTTATAGGTGTTACAGGAACTAATGGTAAAACTACCACTACTCATACTATTAAACATATATTTAAAATTAATAATTATAAAGTTCCTGAACATGGTTTACGTATTCAAGGAAATAGTGAATTTATTCCTGCATTACAATCACGTTTAGAAGGAGACTTAGCAGTACTTGAAATTGGTACTTTTGGTAGAAAAGGTGAAATTAAACGTTCAGCTACAAATTCTCATGTAAATATGGGAGTAATTACTAATATAACACGTGATCATTTAAATAATGGTACTTTTGAAGATTATATTAATTGTAAAAAAGAAATGGTTGAAGTAGCAGATACTTTAATTTTAGATGGTGATGATCCATTACTTGCTTCAATTGGAAGTAAACATCCTGATAAAGAAATACATTATTTTGGTATAAAAGATAAAAATAATGACTTATTTAAATCTAAATATAATAATAGACATTGTCCATCATGTGGTAAACTATTAAATTATAATGTAAGTTATTTAAGAAATCTTGGAGAATATGAATGTGAATGTGGATTTAAAAATCCTAAATTAGATGTTTATGCAACTAATATTCGTATTATAAAAGAAGGAAACACTACTAAAACTAAATATACTATACATTTTAATGATGAAACAAGAGATATTACTCTTAAAAATAGTGGAATACACAATGTTTATAACTCCCTTGGTTCAGCATGTGCTGCATGGGTACAAGGTTTAGATATTAATAGTATTGTAAAAGGTCTTGAATCATTTAATGGTGTACCTGGTAGATTAGAGTATATTCATAGTAATCCTACAATGATTATGGATTATGCTCATAATCCTGCAGGTGTTGAAACCACTTTAAATACTGTTTTAAAACTTAAAACAGAACATAATAGAATTATTGTACTTAATACAATATCTTCTGAAAGTGGTAGAGAAGGAGATATTGATATTGCAAAATTATTATCTAATGCAGATATTGTTATTCCTGTTTCAACATCTTCAACTAAAGTAGTTGATTTTATTAATACTAATGTTGTTCCAATAAGATCTAATATTAAATTTAATAAAACTGGAACTACAGGTTCTTCACCAGAACAAGTTAGGGAAGGAATTCGTCTTGCTCTTAAAATTGCTGAAGATAATGATATTATATTATCTATTGGTGAAGCTGGAGTAAAATATTCTAAACCTGCATTAAATAAAATATTATTTGAAAATGTTAAAAAACAATAA
- a CDS encoding Mur ligase family protein, which yields MRAAVIGLGVEGKKASKSLLDHGWSVYASDLQTDINLKDLNMPITDINVTPNNTEQVSIVADNITIDLGANDINKIKSSDAIVLSPSMWNSKFANEFKLSGKLLQDVLNKHRKIFTIGVTGTNGKTTSVYMIKAILESYGKKVLVGGNAGGGFNGYYDIVLEAEENDYDVILIEVCDMTLSFCDYCFNFDMIALTNMGNDHMDVHGSMENYKDSLVKIFKNKKVIVSENQEYIDEFNKSANKLIQFKPSTYDLKLVGKFNKLNAGLATAVTEQLGVPKEIIKDTLENFEAVEGRLKIIKLYDSDIYIGKTDNSDAVKTIFDEVYFPVAFLGTPRPNEEHRLDIIDEVVAHNPEVIIVFPGLANTIGMALNRLSKLHYTGKVDVAHNLDELIGFVAEYAHDKPIFIGGNGQAVIISIQERLEELCKVCN from the coding sequence ATGAGAGCAGCTGTTATTGGACTTGGTGTTGAAGGTAAAAAAGCTTCAAAATCATTACTTGACCATGGATGGTCTGTTTATGCATCAGATTTACAGACAGATATTAATTTAAAAGATTTAAACATGCCTATTACAGATATTAATGTTACACCAAATAACACTGAACAAGTATCTATTGTTGCAGATAATATTACTATTGATTTAGGTGCTAATGATATAAATAAGATTAAATCAAGTGATGCAATTGTTTTAAGTCCAAGTATGTGGAATAGTAAATTTGCTAATGAATTTAAATTATCTGGTAAATTGCTTCAAGATGTTTTAAATAAACATAGAAAAATATTTACAATAGGTGTTACTGGAACTAATGGAAAAACAACCTCTGTATATATGATTAAAGCTATACTGGAATCTTATGGTAAAAAGGTTTTAGTTGGTGGAAATGCTGGTGGAGGTTTCAATGGATACTATGATATTGTACTTGAGGCAGAAGAAAATGATTATGATGTAATTCTTATTGAAGTATGTGATATGACTTTAAGTTTCTGTGATTATTGTTTTAACTTTGATATGATTGCTTTAACTAATATGGGTAATGATCATATGGATGTTCATGGAAGTATGGAGAATTATAAGGATTCATTAGTTAAAATATTTAAAAATAAGAAAGTTATAGTTTCAGAAAATCAAGAATATATTGATGAATTTAACAAGTCTGCAAATAAATTAATTCAATTTAAGCCTTCTACTTATGATTTAAAACTTGTAGGTAAATTTAATAAACTTAATGCAGGTCTTGCTACTGCTGTTACAGAACAATTAGGTGTTCCTAAAGAAATTATTAAAGATACTTTAGAAAACTTTGAAGCAGTAGAGGGTAGACTTAAAATTATTAAATTATATGATTCAGATATTTATATTGGTAAAACTGATAATTCTGATGCTGTTAAAACCATTTTTGATGAAGTTTATTTCCCAGTTGCATTTTTAGGAACTCCAAGACCTAATGAAGAACATAGATTAGATATCATTGATGAGGTAGTTGCTCATAATCCTGAAGTTATCATTGTATTTCCAGGTTTAGCTAATACTATTGGTATGGCTTTAAATAGATTAAGTAAACTTCATTATACTGGAAAAGTTGATGTTGCACATAATCTTGATGAATTAATTGGTTTTGTTGCAGAATATGCTCATGATAAACCAATATTTATTGGTGGTAATGGTCAGGCAGTAATTATTAGTATTCAAGAAAGATTAGAAGAATTATGTAAGGTTTGTAATTAA